From Polaribacter haliotis:
TTTGTACAATTCACGAAAAAACAAATTAGAAAAAAGGAACGTTCTAAAGCGCAGTTAGATAAAAAAATAGCTGGTTTAGAACTTCAGGCTTTACGTAGCCAGATGAATCCTCATTTTGTGCATAATTCTTTAAATGCAATTCAATATTTTATTCAACGAAATGAAGTGGAATTATCAGAAAATTATTTAGTGAAATTTTCGAAGTTAATTCGTATGTTTTTTGAGTATTCCAGAAAGCAAAACATTTCTATAAAAGAAGAAATAAACTTGTTAGATAATTATCTTCAAATAGAAAAATTACGTTTCGAAGAAAAATTAAATTACGCTATAAATGTTGATAAAAATATAGATATTGATGAGCAAATGATACCTTCCATGATGTTACAGCCCATTGTAGAAAATGCTGTAAACCATGGTTTGTTTCACAAAAAAGAAAATGGTTTCGTGAAAATTTTAATCAATAAAATTAAAGAAAATTCATTTCAAGTAATTGTAGAAGATGATGGGATTGGAATTTTAAAATCGAAATTAATGCACAACAATTCCTCAAAAAATTACGAATCTAAATCTACTATGGTTTTAGAGGAGCGACTAGAATTATTAAAACAAAGTAACGATTGGGAAATTGTGTATAAGATTCAAGATGTATCAGAAATAGAAAACGCTACAGGAACAAGAGTTACTTTAACATTCAACCAACCAAAACTATGGAAATAACTGCTATTTTAATTGATGATGAGCGAAAAGCACTAGCGATTCTAAAAAATAAGTTAGAGCGATTGTGCCCAAATGTTACTATAATTGGCGAAACTCAAGATCCAGAAGAAGGTTTAGAACTTATAAATACATTACAACCACAATTGGTTTTTTTAGATGTTGCAATGCCAATAATGAGTGGTTTCGATATTCTATCTAAAATTGCTTCACCAAAATTCGAGATTATTTTCGCAACTGCTTTCGACGATTATGCAATTGAAGCTATTAAACATTGTGCAATTGGGTATCTAGTAAAACCAATAGATAACGAAGATTTGGTAATAACTGTAAACAAAGCAATTAAAAATATTGAAGAAAAAACTGCCTTAGAAAAAAATAAATTACTAATAGAAAATTTAGGGATTCACACTTTTCAAAAGAAGAAAATTGTAATTCCTTCTCAACAAGGATTGGAGTTTGTAGAAATTAATAAGATTATTTTTTGTGAAGGTACAGATGGTTATACGAAAATTCATTTTATAGATGACAAACCAATATTAAGCTCTTACAGTATTGGACATTTTTTTAAGTTATTAGAAAATCAAGATTTTTATTTAATTCA
This genomic window contains:
- a CDS encoding LytR/AlgR family response regulator transcription factor — its product is MEITAILIDDERKALAILKNKLERLCPNVTIIGETQDPEEGLELINTLQPQLVFLDVAMPIMSGFDILSKIASPKFEIIFATAFDDYAIEAIKHCAIGYLVKPIDNEDLVITVNKAIKNIEEKTALEKNKLLIENLGIHTFQKKKIVIPSQQGLEFVEINKIIFCEGTDGYTKIHFIDDKPILSSYSIGHFFKLLENQDFYLIHKSYLINVDCIEKYLNEGYVVLNQNHKLPVSRNRRSDFLSSLKK